A window from Trueperaceae bacterium encodes these proteins:
- a CDS encoding alanine--glyoxylate aminotransferase family protein has product MTRGAFRPRLLAPGPVEVPPAVLEALARPVEHHRSPAFVATFARARRRLADVMAVPGDDVLIVTGSGTAGFEAALATAVPRGGTVLALVGGKFGARWAAMAEALGHPVVRVSAPPGGDFDIAVVAERLRATADLAAVTVVHSETSTGVLHDVEAVAAAVRRERPEALVIVDAVTSLAAAELRPREWGLDAVVSGSQKGVMTPPGLAFVWLSERAWAPAARPAAYYLDLRRERPQQARGQTAYTPAVSLVTGLDVALGMLLEEGPDAVRRRRAALNEALLAAGVALGMSRFAARPSPAVAALAVPAGVSAPDVVRAARARGATLAGGQDELAPTLLRPSLLGYADRYDAVAAAQLLEDALRDVVPATPVGVAVPAALRALDAMA; this is encoded by the coding sequence GTGACGCGCGGCGCGTTCAGGCCGCGCCTGCTTGCGCCCGGGCCGGTGGAGGTGCCGCCGGCCGTCCTCGAGGCGCTGGCGCGGCCCGTGGAGCACCACCGCTCGCCCGCCTTCGTCGCCACGTTCGCGCGCGCCCGGCGCCGCCTGGCCGACGTGATGGCGGTGCCGGGGGACGACGTGCTGATCGTCACCGGCAGCGGCACGGCCGGTTTCGAGGCGGCCCTCGCCACCGCCGTTCCCCGTGGCGGCACGGTGCTGGCGCTGGTGGGCGGCAAGTTCGGCGCCCGCTGGGCCGCCATGGCCGAGGCGCTCGGTCACCCCGTGGTGAGGGTGAGCGCGCCGCCCGGCGGCGACTTCGACATCGCCGTCGTCGCGGAGCGCCTCCGCGCCACGGCGGACCTGGCTGCGGTCACTGTCGTGCATAGCGAGACGTCGACGGGCGTGCTCCACGACGTCGAGGCCGTGGCGGCGGCCGTGCGACGCGAGCGCCCCGAGGCGCTGGTCATCGTCGACGCCGTGACGAGCCTCGCCGCGGCCGAGCTGAGGCCCCGCGAGTGGGGCCTCGACGCCGTCGTGTCCGGCTCGCAGAAGGGCGTGATGACGCCGCCGGGACTCGCGTTCGTGTGGTTGTCGGAGCGGGCCTGGGCGCCCGCGGCGCGGCCGGCGGCGTACTACCTCGACCTGCGGCGCGAACGGCCCCAGCAGGCGCGAGGGCAGACCGCCTACACGCCTGCGGTGTCGCTGGTGACCGGACTCGACGTCGCCCTGGGCATGCTGCTCGAGGAGGGACCGGACGCCGTCCGGCGTCGGCGGGCGGCCCTCAACGAGGCGCTGCTGGCGGCCGGGGTCGCCCTCGGCATGAGTCGGTTCGCGGCGCGTCCGAGCCCAGCGGTGGCGGCCCTCGCCGTGCCGGCGGGCGTGAGCGCGCCCGATGTCGTGCGCGCCGCCCGCGCTCGGGGCGCGACCCTGGCCGGTGGCCAGGACGAGCTCGCGCCCACCCTGCTGCGGCCGTCGCTGCTCGGGTACGCCGACCGCTACGACGCGGTGGCGGCCGCGCAGTTGCTCGAGGATGCGCTGCGCGACGTCGTGCCCGCCACCCCGGTCGGCGTGGCGGTCCCGGCGGCGCTACGTGCCCTGGACGCCATGGCGTGA
- a CDS encoding LEA type 2 family protein — protein sequence MARRSNPLTRGAPLVACLALLLGACAPRTEVRTVEEIGTTLPVEFELVPGQTSIERFDPPGAGGRLELTVGTLARNPNVFGVRLESVSYVVFLEGKAVARAALAPDVYLEGAATAPLRFDIATSLAGQAELLKAAARAFADRPLQFRVEGVVRFATATHVYETRNKVLVSGSTLARQTVQAPVLRLAEAESRVFMLRPDVPVVQLVLQAVNPGEIGYFLYGKDLGLTLGNWPMATEDMSPVPLAAGQSSRIDILFYPDFLELQDEARVALEAALAGYTSLVRLEGDLYMDVLGVDSFPVPAGWSVTGFVR from the coding sequence GTGGCTAGACGGTCGAACCCGCTGACGCGTGGCGCCCCGTTGGTCGCGTGCCTCGCGCTCCTGCTCGGGGCCTGCGCGCCTCGCACCGAGGTGCGCACCGTCGAGGAGATCGGCACGACGCTACCGGTCGAGTTCGAGCTGGTGCCGGGGCAGACCAGCATCGAGCGCTTCGACCCGCCGGGGGCCGGTGGCCGCCTCGAACTCACGGTCGGCACGCTCGCGCGCAACCCCAACGTCTTCGGTGTCAGGCTCGAGAGCGTCTCCTACGTGGTCTTCCTCGAGGGCAAGGCCGTCGCGCGCGCCGCGCTGGCGCCGGACGTCTACCTCGAGGGGGCCGCCACGGCGCCCCTTCGCTTCGACATCGCGACCAGCCTGGCGGGCCAGGCCGAGCTCCTCAAGGCGGCGGCGCGCGCCTTCGCCGACCGGCCGCTACAGTTCAGGGTCGAGGGCGTCGTGCGCTTCGCCACCGCGACCCACGTCTACGAGACCCGCAACAAGGTCCTGGTCAGCGGCTCCACCCTGGCGCGGCAGACGGTTCAGGCCCCCGTCCTCAGGCTGGCGGAGGCCGAGAGCCGCGTCTTCATGCTGCGGCCCGACGTGCCCGTGGTGCAGTTGGTGCTCCAGGCCGTCAACCCGGGCGAGATCGGCTACTTCCTCTACGGCAAGGACCTCGGGCTCACGCTCGGCAACTGGCCCATGGCCACCGAGGACATGAGCCCCGTGCCCCTCGCCGCCGGGCAGAGCTCCCGCATCGACATCCTCTTCTACCCCGACTTCCTCGAGCTGCAAGACGAGGCCCGCGTGGCCTTGGAGGCGGCGCTCGCCGGCTACACCAGCCTGGTGCGGCTCGAGGGCGACCTCTACATGGACGTGCTCGGCGTCGACAGTTTCCCCGTCCCCGCCGGGTGGTCGGTGACGGGCTTCGTCCGCTGA
- a CDS encoding phosphoglycerate dehydrogenase, which yields MTRILVTDSIQLGAVTEPGVTLDDRAGISRSELLQVVSDYDAIITRSRTQVDEELLAAATRLKVVGRGGVGVDNIDLDAASRRDILVVNAPEANNVSAAELALALMLTAARGVARSDRLVRQGRWDRAYLGRELDGARLGVVGLGRIGSLVARRAQGLGMEVAAYDPYINQRRAEELKVALFDDLGAMLARSDFLTVHTPLTAETKGMIGAAQLAALPDGAVVVNAARGGIVQEDALLAALESGKLFGAGLDVFVLEPPTADHPLLGRDDVVLTAHLGANTREAQHRVGEQILGRTLAVLRGDYSVDIVNAPALAPQVMSALGAFLDLGERLGATAAQLADGRVLAVEVEFSGDFPRDPDPVATAVIKGLMEPFLDTPPSYVNAPSLARDRDIRVSKTTSGRDHGYTSHVLVTVTTAAGATRVGGTVLAGKPRITSIDGYNLEIRPEGVMLVCTNYDRPGAVGRVGTVLGDAGVNINSMQLSRVSEHGLAMFVVTLDSAPRGEVLEVLAGLEDVIRSLRLVRL from the coding sequence ATGACGCGGATCCTCGTCACCGACTCCATCCAGCTTGGCGCCGTCACCGAACCGGGCGTGACCCTAGACGACCGCGCCGGCATCTCCCGCTCGGAGCTACTGCAGGTCGTAAGCGACTACGACGCCATCATCACGAGGAGCCGCACGCAGGTCGACGAGGAGCTGTTGGCGGCCGCGACGCGCCTGAAGGTCGTCGGGCGCGGCGGGGTCGGTGTCGACAACATCGACCTGGACGCGGCCAGCCGCCGCGACATCCTCGTCGTCAACGCCCCGGAGGCCAACAACGTGTCGGCGGCCGAGCTCGCCTTGGCGCTCATGCTCACGGCCGCGCGCGGCGTGGCCCGCTCCGACCGGCTGGTGCGTCAGGGGCGTTGGGACCGCGCATACCTCGGCAGGGAGCTCGACGGGGCGCGCCTCGGGGTGGTGGGGCTCGGCCGCATCGGCTCGCTGGTGGCGCGCCGCGCGCAGGGCCTCGGCATGGAGGTCGCCGCCTACGACCCGTACATCAACCAGCGGCGCGCGGAGGAGCTGAAGGTCGCCCTGTTCGACGACCTCGGGGCGATGCTGGCGCGCTCCGACTTCCTGACGGTGCACACGCCGCTGACGGCGGAGACGAAGGGGATGATCGGGGCCGCGCAACTGGCCGCGCTGCCGGACGGGGCGGTCGTGGTGAACGCCGCCCGCGGCGGCATCGTGCAGGAGGACGCGCTCCTCGCCGCCCTCGAGTCAGGCAAGCTGTTCGGAGCCGGCCTCGACGTCTTCGTCCTCGAACCGCCCACGGCCGACCACCCGCTGCTCGGGCGCGACGACGTCGTGCTCACGGCCCACCTCGGCGCCAACACGCGCGAGGCGCAGCACCGCGTCGGCGAGCAGATCCTCGGCCGCACCCTCGCCGTGCTGCGCGGCGACTACTCGGTGGACATCGTGAACGCGCCCGCCCTCGCGCCGCAGGTGATGTCGGCCCTCGGCGCCTTCCTCGACCTGGGGGAGCGCCTCGGCGCCACGGCCGCGCAGCTCGCGGACGGGCGCGTGCTGGCGGTGGAGGTCGAGTTCTCCGGCGACTTCCCCCGCGACCCCGACCCGGTGGCCACCGCCGTCATCAAGGGGTTGATGGAGCCGTTCCTCGACACCCCGCCGAGCTACGTCAACGCGCCGTCCCTGGCCAGGGACCGCGACATCCGCGTCAGCAAGACGACCTCCGGGCGCGACCACGGCTACACCTCCCACGTCCTCGTGACGGTCACCACCGCCGCGGGCGCCACGCGCGTGGGCGGGACCGTCCTGGCCGGCAAGCCGCGCATCACCAGCATCGACGGTTACAACCTGGAGATCAGGCCCGAGGGGGTCATGCTCGTCTGCACGAACTACGACAGGCCGGGCGCCGTGGGGCGGGTGGGCACCGTTCTGGGCGACGCCGGCGTGAACATCAACAGCATGCAGCTCTCGCGCGTTAGCGAGCACGGGCTGGCCATGTTCGTCGTCACGCTCGACAGCGCCCCCCGAGGCGAGGTGCTCGAGGTCCTCGCCGGGCTCGAGGACGTGATCCGCAGCCTGCGGCTGGTCCGCCTGTGA